The following proteins are encoded in a genomic region of Mycoplasmopsis columbinasalis:
- a CDS encoding DNA polymerase III subunit beta, with the protein MKFTINKKILEESTETVSKYTNSVSENYALRSILFKVKQNEIELQAYNEYFSIVKKIEVDNTNVFVSEQGEFLITAAIFKNVVKKTTGTIEINDENGIIEVISPESRYTITKNDQKIFNQIENVVKTVEIEIDRDEFKKAIQSVRFAATNNNDNIFKCINLKFFKNTINLVATDRYRLAKYLVTAGEEITNDEIDISINADLVKDLIPQDANKKMKIFFNNIKFGVEYKNTVITVRKSDVTYPNLDYLFTTDEIKYKIIINKQILMDMLNRAYVFSSYSTSALELSFDKSSLTVSMQNSEIGTSVVRTNQVYFEGPKTLIFDINYNYLKDALSVFDNDVIILLDQSASKILLLSKSNENCKQIVCPIRK; encoded by the coding sequence ATGAAATTTACTATCAACAAAAAAATTTTGGAAGAAAGTACAGAAACCGTTTCAAAATACACAAATTCGGTTAGTGAAAACTACGCGCTAAGATCAATTTTGTTCAAAGTGAAACAAAATGAAATTGAATTACAGGCATACAACGAGTATTTTTCTATCGTCAAAAAAATTGAAGTCGACAACACCAATGTTTTTGTTTCAGAACAAGGTGAATTTCTAATCACTGCGGCAATTTTTAAAAATGTTGTTAAAAAAACAACAGGAACAATTGAAATAAACGACGAAAACGGAATAATTGAAGTAATTTCGCCGGAAAGCCGTTACACAATTACAAAAAACGATCAAAAAATTTTTAATCAAATAGAAAATGTTGTTAAAACGGTTGAAATTGAAATTGACCGCGATGAATTCAAAAAAGCCATTCAATCTGTTAGATTTGCCGCAACAAACAACAACGATAATATTTTTAAATGTATAAATTTAAAATTTTTTAAAAATACAATTAATTTAGTTGCAACTGATAGATATCGTCTCGCAAAATATTTAGTAACTGCGGGCGAAGAAATAACAAACGACGAAATTGATATTTCAATAAACGCTGACCTTGTAAAAGATTTGATTCCGCAAGATGCAAACAAAAAAATGAAAATATTTTTTAATAATATTAAATTTGGTGTGGAATATAAAAACACTGTTATAACTGTAAGAAAAAGTGATGTAACTTATCCAAATTTAGATTACCTTTTTACAACTGATGAAATCAAATACAAAATTATTATTAATAAACAAATATTAATGGATATGTTAAACAGAGCGTATGTATTTAGTTCTTATTCAACGAGCGCTCTTGAATTAAGTTTTGATAAATCAAGTTTAACTGTATCAATGCAAAACTCAGAAATAGGAACATCTGTTGTTAGAACTAACCAAGTATATTTCGAAGGACCTAAAACATTAATTTTTGATATAAATTACAACTATTTAAAAGATGCTCTTTCTGTTTTTGATAATGATGTAATTATTCTATTAGATCAAAGTGCCTCAAAAATATTGCTTTTGTCAAAGTCAAACGAAAATTGCAAGCAAATAGTTTGCCCTATAAGAAAATAA
- a CDS encoding helix-turn-helix domain-containing protein, with product MRTNSFWFDWRIKTSTNPSFLEESIKKTNEQKFRDNLNHQENESYQDEIIIEFKHQDQYTFQNYLFCSFNQNLMSVKNLIIEGDKTYPVVVIFGKPGFGKTHFLYALANEMLENEKSVSLFTPKYFSTEIQLLLQTNNQTKLKKIREKLISVDLLIFDDFQVFSDGNKRATIDFLFDVFDARINLKKHTMFATDRNIALFKNVFADNLFSRLRLAIEIELDKPTKKDIEKLIYFIIEQKNLDKSLWEQDAIDYVVAHQSDSIRSLIGAIDNANFKLLQRNNLFYREPETTISKDDIKEVYSELEKRKIENYTPENIILNACQYYKVQKKDVLGRKRRKDINNARHVAMYMIRKELDVPLQKIGTIFNKNHSSVIYVIEKMEKDIESEQSLFQEVINTINEQLLKNS from the coding sequence TTACGAACCAACAGCTTCTGATTTGACTGGAGAATCAAAACGTCAACAAACCCTTCTTTTCTGGAAGAATCGATAAAAAAAACTAACGAACAAAAATTTCGAGATAACTTAAACCACCAAGAAAATGAAAGTTATCAAGATGAAATAATTATTGAATTTAAACATCAAGATCAATATACTTTTCAAAATTACTTGTTTTGTAGTTTTAATCAAAATTTAATGAGCGTGAAGAACCTTATTATCGAAGGTGATAAAACTTATCCAGTGGTTGTTATTTTTGGTAAACCGGGCTTTGGTAAAACACACTTTTTATACGCATTAGCTAACGAAATGCTTGAAAATGAAAAATCTGTTTCTCTTTTTACCCCTAAATACTTTTCAACTGAAATTCAATTGCTTTTGCAAACCAACAATCAGACAAAATTAAAAAAGATTCGTGAAAAACTAATTTCTGTTGATTTGTTGATCTTTGATGATTTTCAAGTTTTTAGCGATGGAAACAAAAGAGCAACAATTGATTTTTTGTTTGATGTATTTGATGCTCGTATCAATTTAAAAAAACACACTATGTTCGCAACTGATAGAAACATTGCTTTGTTTAAAAATGTTTTTGCCGACAATTTGTTTTCTCGATTACGACTTGCAATTGAAATTGAATTGGATAAACCAACAAAAAAAGATATCGAAAAATTGATTTATTTTATTATTGAACAAAAAAATCTTGATAAATCACTTTGAGAACAAGATGCAATTGATTATGTTGTTGCGCACCAATCTGATAGCATAAGAAGTTTGATAGGAGCAATTGACAATGCGAATTTTAAACTCTTACAAAGAAACAATTTGTTTTACAGAGAGCCAGAAACAACCATCTCAAAAGACGATATAAAAGAAGTTTATTCAGAACTAGAGAAGAGAAAAATTGAAAATTACACACCTGAAAACATTATCCTCAACGCTTGTCAATACTATAAAGTTCAAAAGAAGGATGTTTTAGGTAGAAAAAGAAGAAAAGACATAAATAATGCAAGACATGTTGCAATGTATATGATAAGAAAAGAATTAGATGTGCCTTTGCAAAAAATTGGAACTATTTTCAATAAGAACCATTCATCTGTTATATATGTGATAGAAAAAATGGAAAAAGATATCGAAAGTGAACAAAGTTTGTTCCAAGAGGTAATTAACACTATAAACGAACAATTGTTAAAAAACTCTTAA